The Caloranaerobacter sp. TR13 genome contains the following window.
TATTAGAAATTATAAAAATCGACACTAAAATCAAAATACTGATAACCACTAGTCCACCAACTCTTATAAAATTCGATACAGCCATCATTTTTTCAACAATATCTTTATAATATTTTATATCTTCAATTCCTGTTAGCCCATTTATACGATTGACTACATCTTCTGTATACTTAATATCTTTAAGTTGTACTATATAAGAGTTAGGTAATGGATTTTTTTCTAGTCCTTCAAGCAAATACGCTTCATTACCCCATTCTTTTTTTAATACCTCTAAAGCCTGCTCTTTAGACTGATAGATAACAGCTAGCACTCCATCTAATTCTCTTAACTTTTCTCCAATCTTCTCAATTTGGTCTTGACTTATATCATCTTCAAGATAAACTTGTATTTCATCAAATTGTTCTTTTGTCATACTAGTTAAGTTATTTATATTTAATATAATCACCAATACAATACCTAGAATAATTAATACTGACATTACTGAACCGATAGATGCTAAACTCATCATTCGATTTCTCCACATGCTGACAAAGCCTTGTTTAATAATATTTTTAAATAATCTAAACTTCATAATCGTACACACCCTTCAATTCATCTTTTACAACTCTTCCATTTTCTAAAGCTATAACTCTCCTTCTCATAGCATTTACTATATCTCTTGCGTGGGTGGCCATAAGAACCGTAGTTCCTCTTCTATTTATTTCTTTTAGTAACCCCATTATTTCCCATGATGTGTCAGGGTCAAGATTTCCTGTAGGCTCATCAGCAATCAAAACAGTTGGTCTATTAACTAAAGCTCTAGCTATTGAAACTCTTTGCTGTTCACCACCGGATAATTGGTCAGGATAACTATGAGCTTTACTGCTTAACCCAACCATACTTAATACCATAGGTACTTGTCTTCTTACTTCCTTTGATGAACTTCCTACTATTTCCATAGCAAATGCTACATTTTCATAAACAGTTTTATTCTTTAATAACCTAAAATCCTGAAATACTACCCCTATATTCCTTCTAATAT
Protein-coding sequences here:
- the ftsX gene encoding permease-like cell division protein FtsX — its product is MKFRLFKNIIKQGFVSMWRNRMMSLASIGSVMSVLIILGIVLVIILNINNLTSMTKEQFDEIQVYLEDDISQDQIEKIGEKLRELDGVLAVIYQSKEQALEVLKKEWGNEAYLLEGLEKNPLPNSYIVQLKDIKYTEDVVNRINGLTGIEDIKYYKDIVEKMMAVSNFIRVGGLVVISILILVSIFIISNTIKLTVAARRREINIMKYIGATNGYIRGPFILEGIFLGAIGSFLAILVVYFSYKYLSLVINEKLYVLFTIYIIPYYAILDDIIIMFTAIGVGIGVLGSIVSLRKFLNV
- the ftsE gene encoding cell division ATP-binding protein FtsE; translated protein: MIDFINVSKEYSNGVKALSNINIHIDKGEFVFIVGSSGAGKSTLIKLLLKEEEPTEGKIYLNNMDITRVKNRRIPYIRRNIGVVFQDFRLLKNKTVYENVAFAMEIVGSSSKEVRRQVPMVLSMVGLSSKAHSYPDQLSGGEQQRVSIARALVNRPTVLIADEPTGNLDPDTSWEIMGLLKEINRRGTTVLMATHARDIVNAMRRRVIALENGRVVKDELKGVYDYEV